CCAGACAGGTGCCCGCCTCAGCCGAGCCGACGACCGGGCTGGCCGACCGGTCCGGGCCGACGACCCGGCGGGTGGCCGACCGGTCCGCCGCCACCGACGGCAAGCGGGCCGGCTGGGACCGGTCGACCCGGCGGGCCGCGCTGCTCGCCACCCTGGTCGCCGTCCCGGTGACGGTGGCCGTGGCGGGCTTCACCGTCGCCAGGCTGTCCCCGGAGCCGCCGACCGCCGCGCCGGGCCCGTCGCCGACGAGCCTGCGCCCCCAGTCCGGCGCTCCGGTCGAGATGGCCGCCCCGGCGCTGGCCGAACGGCCCGGTGTGGTGTGCCGGGCGTTGGTGTCGCAGTTGCCGGCCACCGTCCGGGAGCTGGCCCAGCGTCCGGTGACCGCCGGGCCCGAGCAGAACGCCGCGTACGGCGACCCGGCGTTGACGGTGGCCTGCGGCGGTCCCGAGCCGACCATCGAGCCCACCGCCGACGTGTGGACCGTCAACCGGGTGTGCTGGTACGCCGCCGAACGGCCGGACGCCACGGTGCTCACCACCCTCGACCGGGAGACCGCGGTCACGGTGACGGTGCCCCGGGCGTACGAGGGGCCGTTGCAGTGGCTCAGCCCGATCTCCGACGCGGTGGTCGCC
Above is a window of Micromonospora rifamycinica DNA encoding:
- a CDS encoding DUF3515 family protein, whose product is MDEKTSFPQTPTDAAPAAGPARQVPASAEPTTGLADRSGPTTRRVADRSAATDGKRAGWDRSTRRAALLATLVAVPVTVAVAGFTVARLSPEPPTAAPGPSPTSLRPQSGAPVEMAAPALAERPGVVCRALVSQLPATVRELAQRPVTAGPEQNAAYGDPALTVACGGPEPTIEPTADVWTVNRVCWYAAERPDATVLTTLDRETAVTVTVPRAYEGPLQWLSPISDAVVASVPSGGESPAGCRG